The sequence CTCTATCGGCTCCTTTGCTGCCTTGATGCAATCGTGTTCCTGGTAAGCCGTCATGGCCTCCTTGATCTTCCCATCGGCAAGATCCATGCTGGCCTGCCGCATCCAATCTTGCTTCTGCCGCCTGACCAACGAAATCAAGGCACTATCCGTTTTCTGCCGAATTTCGGTGTACATCCCCCCACGCTGGATGCTGGCCAGCTGCGCGTCGTCGCCAATCATGACGACCTTCGCCCCGGAAACGTCCGCCTGCTGCAGCAGGCGATGCATGGTCCTGTTATCCAGCATGGCCGCTTCATCGACGAAAACAACCGTCTTGCGGTCCCAGGCCTTGACCCGGCTGCGCGGGTTGGTGCGCGCCTTTTCCTGGCGCAAAAGCTCCGCATGGACCGTGGACGCCTCCTGAAAACCGTCCGTGTGCATGTCCCGGCTGACCGTGTTGGTCGGGGCCAAGCCCACCACCCGCCAGCCGTCGACCTCGAAAGCGTCCCGGGCCGCGCCCATGGTGTAGCTCTTGCCGGCCCCCGCCCGGCCCTGAATGACGCAAAGCCGGTTTGCGGCCGTCATCACGTCGAAGGCTTCCCGCTGCTCCGGGTCCAAGGTCTTGCGGGAAAGCGCCTGCTGCCGCGCTCGTTCCGAAACATGGCCGCCGCCCTCCCGCATCTTCCGGTCCGTCAGCTCCAGGATCGCCCGTTCCTCGGCCCGCACGAGCGTGGACGTGTAGAGCCCCGTTTCCTGACCCTGCCCGTCGTAGAGCTTCACGCACTCCGGGCAGGACAACACCCGCTGCTTCGCGGCCTCGCGTTCGATCATGTCCTCCACGCCGGCCTTTTTGAGCACCGCATTGAGCTCACGCTCCGTGAACAGGCATTGCCGGGCGGTCAGCTTTTCAAGGATCGTTTTCGGCTCCACCAGCGCGGTCTGCCGGGCGTCTTCAAGACGGGCCTCGTTCTCGGCCGTCTTCCATGACGCCTCGATGTGTCGGGCCTTGCCCTCGTGGAGCTGGAACACGACCCCGCGAGGATCAACGCGCAACTCAAACTCCCGTTCCTCGAAATAGCGATTTTGAAACGCCTCCCATTTTTCGCTGATTCGGTCCTGGGTCGAGACGAACCCTTTGCCATTTTTCCGGGCAAAGTCTGGGTTCAGGTCCGTGGCCTTGTGCTTGTCGAGCCCTTCGCGCCCAAGACGGCGGGTTGTCACCAGGACATGAAGATGCGGATTGCCCGCCTGCATGTGGATCGCCCACTGGCAGGCCAGGCCGTTATCCGTGAATTGTTCCTGGATATGCTGCCGCGCCATTTCGATGCGTTGGGCGTCGGTGATCTGCACGTCTTTCGGCAAGGCGAAGACGTAATGCTTGGCCAGCTGGGCACCCGCTCGAAGGCGGACTTCACCGGTCCTGGCAAGGTGCTTGGTGGCTATT is a genomic window of Desulfovibrio sp. TomC containing:
- a CDS encoding AAA family ATPase gives rise to the protein MFWQSQNIAPHFRGDKVKKQKALNRNMACCFAGCSIVGMSTGTSGVAVAAYIDRDRYTRDLTGETFDFRNHKTDEPVLARGFELPPGSPGWDKQRLWDEVDKAEIATKHLARTGEVRLRAGAQLAKHYVFALPKDVQITDAQRIEMARQHIQEQFTDNGLACQWAIHMQAGNPHLHVLVTTRRLGREGLDKHKATDLNPDFARKNGKGFVSTQDRISEKWEAFQNRYFEEREFELRVDPRGVVFQLHEGKARHIEASWKTAENEARLEDARQTALVEPKTILEKLTARQCLFTERELNAVLKKAGVEDMIEREAAKQRVLSCPECVKLYDGQGQETGLYTSTLVRAEERAILELTDRKMREGGGHVSERARQQALSRKTLDPEQREAFDVMTAANRLCVIQGRAGAGKSYTMGAARDAFEVDGWRVVGLAPTNTVSRDMHTDGFQEASTVHAELLRQEKARTNPRSRVKAWDRKTVVFVDEAAMLDNRTMHRLLQQADVSGAKVVMIGDDAQLASIQRGGMYTEIRQKTDSALISLVRRQKQDWMRQASMDLADGKIKEAMTAYQEHDCIKAAKEPIEVLLQDWKRDVARNPDVNRFIYAGINTEVNRINDACSKTMRELGKVRGGITYACEKGEKKFQQTIGVGDRIQFNATAKNIDKNLINGNFGTVQKQSQKQIEVRLDSGAMVSFNPGEYKGFALGYAGTVYKGQGKTQTDVYALHGVTWNNRTTYVGATRHKGNFTLYVDSEKVKGFEQLARSMSRSQDRASTLGYLDERQANQVKERGRDRDGPALTLPGRSRVEEPSLDAPKLEIDPERLRAAREARDRQERFANPEKAREHIQAKARELRETITARDKHKAAMVKMRPESLDYRAAVKKLVRLEGKEQEADLVLRKSCKELAGTLGKQAVKAEIAKVFGLEKAGVFMQQCGLEKAVKHQIKGMDYSR